A stretch of the Rhizobium sullae genome encodes the following:
- a CDS encoding type II toxin-antitoxin system HipA family toxin: protein MQLALQTHLNGEWHQAATLELKDDSAGYQGASIVDYDLDYFVTQASAEFAAGKTVRDHRALSVRNPVDLESRYSPNWPPFLLDLMPQGHARRKLAEYLGLAEGSRASDLPLLLRSATGGVGNIRIKEAADAEADRLRGVRRQGVTEAEILERSDRFMEVADRFGMLASGSSGLQGEWPKVSMTQANDGLYYPDSFVADGEAVRYVIVKLVRSTEPVDRLILEGEALYSRIALEIGLNVREPSTYAEGVLIIPRFDRKKGGGGETVRLGQESLVSAIGVADFGHVGTHEAYIDVLRRYSADPFADIAEYLKRDVTNLALGNPDNHGRNSALSKHPDGTIRLSPLFDFTPMRLAKEGIVRSTRWALMRNGGRDHLPDWKCICAELMPEPDQQGGLLITLSAFAERLRHAPSMAKDMGAPSEILERAMGRCAEIADSVSATCS, encoded by the coding sequence ATGCAGCTGGCGCTTCAAACGCATCTTAACGGAGAGTGGCATCAAGCCGCGACCCTGGAACTTAAGGACGACTCGGCCGGCTATCAGGGTGCGTCAATAGTCGATTACGATCTTGACTATTTCGTCACGCAGGCCTCGGCGGAATTCGCGGCGGGAAAGACGGTTCGCGACCATCGCGCCTTGTCCGTCCGCAATCCCGTGGACCTTGAAAGCCGATACAGCCCTAACTGGCCACCATTCCTTTTGGACCTGATGCCACAAGGGCACGCTAGGAGAAAACTGGCCGAATACCTCGGGCTTGCTGAAGGCTCGCGCGCTTCGGACCTTCCCCTGCTTCTCCGTTCGGCGACGGGCGGAGTAGGCAATATTCGCATCAAGGAAGCCGCTGACGCTGAAGCGGACCGATTGCGCGGCGTACGACGCCAAGGCGTGACAGAGGCGGAAATCCTCGAGCGGTCGGATCGCTTCATGGAAGTCGCAGATCGGTTTGGAATGCTCGCCTCGGGCTCCAGTGGCCTGCAAGGGGAGTGGCCAAAGGTTTCCATGACGCAAGCGAATGACGGGCTCTACTACCCAGACAGCTTCGTCGCCGATGGTGAGGCCGTGCGTTATGTCATCGTCAAGCTAGTTCGAAGCACTGAGCCCGTCGATCGCCTCATTCTCGAAGGCGAGGCGCTTTACTCTCGAATCGCCCTTGAGATCGGTCTGAACGTCCGCGAACCCTCCACCTATGCCGAAGGCGTGCTGATTATCCCCCGTTTCGACCGGAAGAAGGGTGGAGGCGGTGAAACCGTGCGGCTGGGACAGGAAAGCCTCGTATCCGCGATCGGTGTCGCCGATTTCGGCCATGTCGGCACGCACGAGGCGTACATCGATGTTCTGCGTCGTTACTCGGCCGATCCGTTCGCGGATATTGCCGAATACCTGAAACGCGACGTCACCAACTTGGCGCTCGGCAATCCTGACAATCACGGCCGGAACTCGGCCCTCAGCAAACATCCTGACGGAACAATCCGTCTGTCTCCGCTATTTGACTTCACGCCCATGCGGCTCGCCAAAGAGGGGATTGTTCGCTCTACCCGCTGGGCTCTGATGCGCAACGGTGGTCGAGACCATCTCCCGGATTGGAAGTGCATTTGTGCCGAACTTATGCCTGAACCGGATCAGCAAGGCGGGCTTCTGATTACGCTTTCCGCGTTTGCCGAACGCCTACGACACGCACCCAGTATGGCAAAAGATATGGGAGCGCCATCGGAAATTCTGGAACGAGCCATGGGGCGGTGTGCCGAAATTGCTGATAGCGTTTCGGCGACGTGCTCGTGA
- a CDS encoding type II toxin-antitoxin system VapC family toxin — protein MTLVDTNVLLDLVTNDPIWADWSVAQLEAASLAGPLLINDVIYAELAVRYERIEDLDAFIEAAGFELASLPRAALFLAGKVFRQYRRAGGSRTGVLPDFFIGSQAAVQKLPLLTRDIGRYRTYFPTVELITPDS, from the coding sequence GTGACGCTTGTTGACACAAATGTCCTGCTCGATCTTGTAACCAATGATCCGATTTGGGCGGACTGGTCTGTCGCGCAGCTGGAAGCTGCCAGCCTTGCGGGGCCATTGTTGATCAACGATGTGATCTATGCAGAACTCGCTGTTCGTTATGAACGCATCGAAGACCTGGATGCGTTCATTGAAGCGGCTGGCTTTGAACTTGCCTCGTTGCCGCGCGCGGCGTTGTTTCTCGCCGGAAAGGTATTTAGGCAATACCGCAGGGCCGGCGGTTCGCGCACTGGTGTGTTACCGGACTTTTTCATTGGTTCGCAAGCCGCCGTGCAAAAACTACCCTTGCTGACGCGGGACATAGGTCGTTATCGGACCTATTTCCCGACAGTTGAGCTGATCACGCCGGATTCGTAA
- a CDS encoding AbrB/MazE/SpoVT family DNA-binding domain-containing protein: MTTTVTAKGQVTIPKAVRDLLGIAPGSKVDFLRAADGSVVLTRADKKQPPSRFQRLRGHAGKGLDTDAIMAMTRGEA, from the coding sequence ATGACGACAACAGTCACAGCAAAAGGTCAGGTCACAATTCCAAAGGCGGTTCGGGACCTGCTCGGAATCGCTCCTGGCAGCAAGGTAGATTTCCTTCGAGCTGCAGATGGAAGCGTTGTTCTGACAAGGGCTGACAAGAAGCAGCCGCCGAGCCGCTTCCAAAGACTTCGTGGCCATGCCGGGAAGGGTCTCGATACCGATGCCATCATGGCGATGACACGTGGCGAAGCGTGA
- a CDS encoding LysR family transcriptional regulator, with protein sequence MPRASVNDLMAFLAVAREKSFTRAAAKLGVSQSALSHIVRQLETRLGVRLLTRTTRAVSLTDAGERLFQGVGPHFDEIEAELEALTELREKPAGNIRITASDHAINWVIWPKLRRFLPNNPDIKVELVRENGLSDIVTERFDAGVRMGEQVAKDMISARIGPDFRFAVVGAPSYFETKGVPETPQDLVRHNCINERLPTYGGFWRWEFEDNGHEIKIRVEGQLAFNNSYQGLEAALEGFGLAYVPEDEALPHIAEGRLVRVLESYSPYWDGYHLYYPSRRQPSPAFVALVNALRHRE encoded by the coding sequence ATGCCCCGAGCGAGTGTCAATGATCTGATGGCCTTTCTGGCGGTCGCCCGAGAGAAGAGCTTCACGAGAGCGGCCGCGAAGCTCGGCGTCTCACAGTCTGCGCTCAGCCACATCGTCCGGCAGCTCGAAACGCGGCTCGGCGTCCGCCTTCTGACCCGTACGACGCGCGCCGTCTCGCTGACTGACGCCGGAGAGAGACTGTTCCAGGGCGTTGGCCCGCATTTCGATGAGATCGAGGCCGAACTCGAGGCTCTAACAGAGCTGCGGGAAAAGCCGGCGGGGAACATCCGCATCACGGCCTCTGACCACGCGATAAACTGGGTCATCTGGCCCAAGCTCCGGCGTTTTCTGCCAAACAACCCTGACATCAAGGTGGAGCTGGTGCGCGAGAACGGGCTGTCGGACATCGTGACGGAGCGTTTCGACGCAGGAGTCCGGATGGGCGAGCAGGTGGCCAAGGACATGATCTCGGCACGCATCGGTCCTGATTTCCGGTTCGCCGTCGTCGGCGCCCCCTCATATTTCGAGACCAAGGGAGTTCCCGAGACTCCGCAGGACCTCGTCCGACACAACTGCATCAACGAGCGCCTGCCCACCTATGGGGGTTTCTGGCGATGGGAGTTCGAAGACAACGGGCACGAGATCAAGATCCGGGTCGAGGGACAGCTTGCCTTCAACAATTCCTATCAGGGCTTGGAGGCGGCATTGGAAGGGTTTGGCCTGGCATACGTGCCGGAGGACGAGGCTCTGCCTCATATAGCGGAAGGCCGTCTGGTACGCGTCCTGGAATCATATTCGCCTTACTGGGACGGCTACCACCTCTATTACCCCAGCAGAAGACAACCCTCTCCGGCCTTCGTGGCGCTTGTGAACGCTCTGCGCCATCGGGAATGA
- the paoC gene encoding aldehyde oxidoreductase molybdenum-binding subunit PaoC, which translates to MQFDRPATTNPIDQLKVVGRPIPRIDGQLKTTGRAMYAYEWHDPTTPYAYGYPVGAAIAKGRIKSMDVSAAKRAPGVLAVVSAPEVGERKKGRFNTAKLFGGDEVQHYHQAIAVVVAETFEQARAAAALVKVDYAEEKGVFDLREAMDSAVKPDESQQPDSAAGDFEAAFRTAPITLDETYTTPDQSHAMMEPHASIAAWNGEELTVWTSSQMIDWWRSDLATTLDIDKQKIHLMSPFIGGGFGGKLFLRADAVLAAFGAKAAKRPVKVALPRPLMMNNTTHRPATIQRIRIGAERDGKITAIAHESWSGDLPGGGLETAVNQTRLLYAGANRMTAMRLATLHLPEGNAMRAPGEAPGLMALEVAIDEMAEKLGINPVEFRIINDTQVDPEKPERPFSHRDLVGCMKLGSERFGWSARGRPGSKREGDWLIGMGVAAAFRNNLLLPSGARVRLDREGVVTVETDMTDIGTGSYTIIAQTAAEMMGVTVDKVGVHLGDSRFPISAGSGGQFGGNCSTAGVYAACVKLREAVAQKLGFNSEDVVFENGEVRSGNRSVPLAEAAGPDGLVGEDTIQWGELSETHQQSTFGAHFVEVAVDVATGESRIRRMLAVCAAGRILNPITARSQVIGAMTMGAGGALSEELAVDIRRGLFVNHDLAGYEVPVHADIPHQEVIFMDETDPMSSPMKAKGVGELGLCGVSAAIANAIYNATGVRVRHYPITLDKLIGGLPDLA; encoded by the coding sequence ATGCAGTTCGATAGGCCAGCAACAACCAACCCGATCGACCAGCTCAAAGTGGTCGGCCGCCCCATCCCCCGCATCGACGGCCAGCTCAAGACCACAGGCCGGGCCATGTACGCATACGAGTGGCATGACCCGACCACACCCTATGCCTATGGCTACCCGGTCGGAGCCGCGATTGCCAAGGGACGCATTAAGTCAATGGACGTCTCCGCTGCCAAGAGGGCGCCGGGCGTACTTGCCGTTGTGAGCGCGCCTGAAGTCGGCGAGCGGAAGAAGGGCAGGTTCAACACTGCCAAGCTCTTCGGCGGCGATGAGGTCCAGCACTACCACCAGGCGATCGCCGTCGTCGTGGCCGAAACCTTTGAACAAGCCCGCGCCGCCGCAGCGCTGGTCAAGGTCGACTATGCCGAAGAGAAGGGCGTCTTCGATCTCAGGGAGGCGATGGATTCGGCGGTGAAGCCGGACGAGTCGCAGCAGCCGGACTCAGCCGCCGGCGATTTCGAAGCAGCCTTCAGGACGGCTCCGATCACCCTGGACGAGACTTACACGACGCCGGACCAGTCCCACGCGATGATGGAGCCGCATGCTTCCATCGCCGCCTGGAACGGCGAGGAGCTGACGGTCTGGACGTCCAGCCAGATGATCGACTGGTGGCGGTCGGATCTCGCGACGACCCTCGATATCGACAAGCAGAAGATCCACCTGATGTCGCCTTTCATTGGTGGCGGCTTCGGGGGGAAGCTGTTCCTGCGGGCCGACGCCGTCCTTGCCGCTTTTGGAGCAAAGGCTGCGAAACGACCCGTGAAGGTGGCGCTGCCGCGTCCGCTCATGATGAACAACACGACCCACCGGCCGGCGACCATCCAGCGCATCCGCATCGGAGCGGAACGCGACGGCAAGATTACCGCGATCGCTCATGAAAGCTGGTCGGGCGACCTTCCGGGCGGCGGTCTGGAGACGGCCGTCAACCAGACAAGGCTGCTTTACGCCGGTGCGAACCGCATGACGGCAATGCGGCTGGCAACGCTCCACCTCCCCGAGGGTAATGCCATGCGCGCTCCGGGGGAGGCGCCGGGGTTGATGGCACTGGAGGTCGCTATTGACGAGATGGCCGAGAAACTCGGCATCAATCCGGTCGAGTTCAGGATTATCAACGACACCCAGGTCGACCCCGAGAAGCCTGAGCGGCCGTTCTCACACCGCGATCTCGTCGGATGCATGAAGCTCGGCTCTGAGCGCTTCGGGTGGAGCGCAAGAGGAAGACCGGGGTCGAAGCGCGAGGGCGACTGGTTGATCGGCATGGGCGTCGCGGCCGCCTTCCGCAATAATCTCCTTCTTCCCTCCGGAGCTCGCGTCCGCCTCGATCGGGAAGGGGTCGTTACCGTTGAAACAGACATGACCGACATCGGAACGGGAAGCTACACCATCATCGCGCAGACCGCGGCCGAGATGATGGGCGTCACCGTCGACAAGGTTGGCGTCCATCTCGGGGACTCCCGTTTCCCGATTTCTGCCGGTTCCGGCGGGCAGTTCGGCGGCAACTGTTCGACAGCGGGCGTCTACGCAGCCTGCGTCAAGCTCAGGGAAGCCGTCGCACAGAAACTTGGTTTCAATTCCGAGGACGTCGTCTTCGAAAACGGCGAGGTCCGTTCGGGCAACCGCTCAGTGCCGCTTGCTGAGGCGGCGGGTCCTGACGGTCTTGTGGGCGAGGATACGATCCAATGGGGCGAGCTCTCCGAAACGCACCAGCAGTCGACCTTCGGAGCGCACTTCGTGGAGGTGGCCGTCGACGTCGCCACGGGCGAGAGCCGCATCCGCCGGATGCTCGCCGTCTGCGCGGCAGGGCGCATCCTCAACCCGATCACGGCGCGCAGCCAGGTTATCGGCGCGATGACGATGGGCGCGGGCGGCGCCTTGTCCGAGGAGCTTGCGGTAGATATCCGCCGCGGCCTCTTCGTCAATCATGACCTCGCAGGCTATGAGGTGCCGGTGCATGCAGATATCCCCCATCAGGAGGTGATTTTCATGGACGAGACGGATCCGATGTCGTCCCCGATGAAGGCTAAGGGCGTCGGCGAGCTCGGCCTGTGCGGTGTCTCCGCCGCGATCGCCAACGCCATCTATAACGCGACCGGCGTCAGGGTCCGGCACTATCCGATCACGCTCGACAAGTTAATCGGCGGCCTTCCGGACCTCGCTTGA
- a CDS encoding FAD binding domain-containing protein: MRAFTYERASSVEAAAKAAASNPDAKFIAGGTNLLDLMKLEIETPTHLIDVNDLGLDKIEATPEGGLRIGALVRNTELAAHETVRRDYALLSRALVAGASGQLRNRATTAGNLLQRTRCPYFYDTNQPCNKRQPGTGCSAIGGFSRQHAVVGTSDACIATHPSDMAIAMRTLDAVVETLKGDGSRRSIPIADFHRLPGDTPHIETVLESGEFITAVILPPPIGGRHIYRKVRDRASYAFALVSVGAVIQPDGTGRVAVGGVAHKPWRVEAAEAALAKGTRAAAGILLADARPTEQNRFKVDLVERTLAAVIAEARG; the protein is encoded by the coding sequence ATGAGAGCCTTCACCTACGAGCGTGCCTCGTCCGTCGAGGCCGCGGCCAAGGCGGCCGCCTCCAATCCGGACGCGAAGTTCATCGCCGGCGGTACCAACCTTCTCGACCTCATGAAGCTCGAGATCGAGACGCCGACGCATCTGATAGACGTCAACGACCTCGGCCTAGACAAGATCGAAGCCACCCCGGAGGGCGGGCTGCGCATCGGAGCGCTTGTCCGCAATACCGAGCTCGCCGCACACGAAACAGTCCGTCGAGATTACGCGCTGCTCTCCCGAGCGCTCGTCGCCGGCGCATCCGGCCAACTCCGCAACAGGGCGACGACGGCGGGAAACCTCCTGCAGCGCACGCGCTGTCCCTATTTCTACGATACCAATCAGCCGTGCAACAAGCGGCAGCCAGGCACCGGCTGTTCGGCCATCGGCGGCTTCAGCCGCCAGCACGCTGTCGTCGGCACGAGCGACGCCTGCATAGCCACCCATCCGAGCGACATGGCGATCGCCATGCGGACGCTGGATGCCGTGGTCGAAACGTTGAAGGGGGACGGCAGCCGGCGTTCCATCCCCATCGCCGATTTCCACCGTCTGCCGGGCGATACGCCGCATATTGAGACCGTCTTGGAAAGCGGCGAGTTCATCACGGCGGTCATTCTCCCGCCGCCGATCGGGGGGCGCCACATCTACAGGAAGGTCCGCGATCGCGCCTCCTACGCCTTCGCGCTCGTCTCCGTCGGCGCCGTCATCCAACCGGATGGAACCGGACGGGTCGCCGTCGGTGGAGTTGCCCACAAGCCTTGGCGTGTCGAGGCGGCCGAAGCCGCTCTTGCGAAAGGTACGCGCGCCGCCGCCGGTATCCTTCTCGCGGACGCACGTCCTACCGAACAGAACCGTTTCAAGGTTGACCTGGTCGAGCGCACGCTCGCCGCGGTCATCGCCGAAGCCAGGGGGTGA
- the paoA gene encoding aldehyde dehydrogenase iron-sulfur subunit PaoA, with protein MQTLIQLEMSRRDLLISSAATVAVTGAAGKAVAQSAGNEMAYTSKVSFTVNGESRDLDVDNRTTLLDALREHLHLTGTKKGCDHGQCGACTVMVDGHRINSCLTLAVMHEGDEITTIEGLGKPGDLHPMQAAFVKHDGFQCGYCTPGQICSAVAVLEEIKANIPSHVTGDLTAQTAVTPAEIRERMSGNICRCGAYSNILDAIVEVAETKA; from the coding sequence ATGCAGACCCTGATTCAACTTGAAATGTCCCGCCGGGACTTACTTATCTCGTCGGCCGCGACTGTCGCGGTCACCGGGGCCGCCGGGAAGGCGGTGGCACAGTCCGCGGGTAATGAAATGGCCTATACATCGAAGGTTTCATTCACGGTCAACGGCGAGAGCCGCGACCTCGACGTAGACAACCGGACGACGCTGCTCGACGCGTTGCGCGAGCATCTTCATCTGACGGGCACGAAGAAGGGATGCGATCACGGCCAGTGCGGCGCGTGCACGGTCATGGTCGACGGCCATCGCATCAATTCCTGCCTGACGCTGGCCGTCATGCACGAGGGTGACGAGATCACGACGATTGAAGGTCTCGGAAAGCCAGGCGATCTCCACCCGATGCAGGCGGCCTTCGTCAAGCACGACGGATTCCAATGCGGCTACTGCACGCCCGGACAAATCTGTTCGGCCGTGGCGGTGCTGGAAGAGATCAAGGCGAACATCCCGAGCCACGTCACTGGCGACCTAACCGCACAGACGGCCGTCACGCCGGCCGAAATCCGCGAGCGCATGAGCGGCAACATTTGTCGTTGCGGCGCTTATTCCAACATTCTCGACGCCATCGTCGAAGTCGCGGAGACAAAAGCATGA
- a CDS encoding cupin domain-containing protein has translation MKTIHAIALALAFAGSGSPLGVARAEEPLQRTDLLKNDVDIPGRQVVQVRVDFAPGVLAARHSHPGEEVAYVLEGTLQYELQGRKPVVLTAGQSLFIPSGVVHSAKNVGSGKASELATYIVRKAQPLVEPAK, from the coding sequence ATGAAAACTATCCATGCTATCGCGCTCGCCCTTGCTTTCGCGGGAAGCGGATCTCCTCTCGGTGTGGCGCGCGCTGAGGAGCCATTGCAACGCACCGATCTGCTGAAGAACGATGTCGACATACCCGGTCGCCAAGTCGTGCAGGTCCGCGTTGACTTCGCACCAGGCGTTCTGGCCGCGAGGCATTCCCACCCCGGCGAGGAGGTTGCTTATGTCCTTGAGGGAACGCTGCAATACGAGCTCCAAGGCCGAAAGCCCGTCGTGCTTACGGCCGGGCAATCCTTGTTCATTCCATCAGGCGTGGTTCACTCGGCAAAGAACGTCGGTAGCGGCAAAGCATCGGAGCTGGCAACCTACATTGTCCGCAAAGCCCAACCACTCGTCGAGCCTGCGAAATAG
- a CDS encoding GFA family protein, which produces MLTGSCHCGRASWTLEGDPSSITACNCTLCRRYGALWAYDFEGERIAVTGQTASYTRAGRDKSSLEILFCPSCACVLSWRGLRLQEDGRRRMAVNLRLAPPDLVHDLPIDHFDGLDTFEDLPSKGRCVRDLWF; this is translated from the coding sequence ATGCTGACGGGCTCATGTCATTGCGGCAGGGCGAGCTGGACACTTGAAGGTGATCCCAGCTCGATCACGGCGTGCAACTGCACGCTCTGCCGACGCTACGGCGCTCTATGGGCCTATGATTTCGAAGGAGAGCGTATCGCGGTCACCGGGCAGACTGCCTCCTACACCCGCGCAGGCAGGGATAAGTCGTCTCTCGAAATATTGTTCTGCCCATCCTGCGCGTGTGTATTGAGCTGGCGGGGCTTACGGCTTCAAGAGGATGGCCGACGGCGCATGGCTGTAAACTTGCGGCTTGCGCCGCCGGATCTCGTTCATGACCTGCCTATTGATCATTTCGACGGCCTCGACACGTTTGAAGACCTTCCTTCCAAAGGGCGCTGTGTGCGCGATCTTTGGTTTTAA
- a CDS encoding GFA family protein → MATAQCACGALRLMFSEPPQLTALCHCFACQRRTGAPFSANAFYSIDCVEIFGTSTEFIRTGDSGRKVRMHFCPICGSTVYWKADVSPSWIGVAVGSFVEPAFAPPAMSVFEQSKHKWVQLDETIEPFQGLPIGQY, encoded by the coding sequence ATGGCCACTGCCCAATGCGCCTGCGGCGCTCTTAGACTGATGTTTAGCGAACCGCCGCAATTGACTGCGCTGTGTCACTGTTTCGCTTGCCAGCGAAGGACTGGTGCGCCATTCAGCGCTAATGCGTTCTACTCGATTGACTGTGTCGAAATATTTGGAACGTCGACAGAATTCATTCGTACTGGCGACAGCGGTCGCAAGGTCCGAATGCATTTTTGTCCCATTTGCGGCTCGACCGTCTATTGGAAGGCTGATGTTTCGCCGTCCTGGATCGGGGTGGCGGTAGGTTCATTTGTCGAGCCGGCCTTCGCGCCGCCTGCCATGTCAGTATTCGAACAATCGAAACATAAGTGGGTGCAGCTTGACGAAACGATAGAGCCTTTCCAAGGCCTTCCAATTGGCCAATATTAG
- a CDS encoding nucleoside deaminase, which yields MENHEPFLRDAIALSKSAMEGGDEPFGSVLVKGGEIILRAENSVFTGHDMTNHAEMNLVRLAAQHYDSAFLGDCTLYTSTEPCAMCSGAIYWSGIGRMVFACSETRLGEIAGIGLNVPSRAVLQTGARNVTVIGPTNLEDDAAKVHQEFWPKHLGKA from the coding sequence ATGGAAAACCATGAGCCGTTTTTGCGCGACGCGATTGCGCTCTCAAAATCCGCGATGGAAGGCGGCGACGAACCATTTGGCTCGGTGCTTGTGAAGGGCGGCGAAATAATCCTTCGTGCCGAAAACAGCGTCTTCACCGGCCACGATATGACGAACCACGCCGAGATGAACCTGGTAAGACTGGCGGCGCAGCACTACGACTCTGCTTTTCTCGGTGACTGCACGCTCTACACCAGCACGGAGCCGTGCGCGATGTGCTCCGGGGCGATTTATTGGTCGGGCATCGGGCGTATGGTGTTTGCGTGCTCCGAAACGCGGCTTGGCGAGATCGCTGGGATCGGGTTGAACGTGCCGAGCCGGGCGGTGTTGCAAACGGGCGCGCGCAACGTCACTGTGATTGGTCCGACGAACCTCGAAGACGATGCCGCCAAAGTCCATCAGGAATTCTGGCCGAAGCATCTGGGCAAGGCATAG
- a CDS encoding PhzF family phenazine biosynthesis protein, which produces MKFTFQQVDVFSSLPLRGNPLAVVVGADALTDSEMAAFANWTNLSETTFLLHPRAANADYRVRIFTPSQELSFAGHPTLGSCHVWLAAGGKAHGSEIIQECEAGLIRIRRDRDRLSFAAPDLRRTGPVEPETLARIVRGLHLTPDAIVDANWVDNGPGWLAVLLRSRDEVLALRPDFAVLTGLRVGIVAPWIQTKDGREADFEVRAFTAAGFEDPVTGSLNAGLAQWLIGSGIAPSTYVASQGTVLGRAGRIHVEQLGHETWIGGNVVTCIDGSAIL; this is translated from the coding sequence ATGAAATTCACATTCCAACAGGTTGATGTCTTCTCTTCGCTGCCTTTGCGAGGCAACCCGCTCGCCGTCGTAGTTGGCGCAGATGCATTGACTGACTCGGAAATGGCCGCTTTCGCCAACTGGACAAACCTTAGCGAGACAACCTTTCTGCTTCATCCGAGGGCGGCCAACGCAGACTATCGCGTCCGGATTTTTACGCCCTCACAAGAGCTGTCCTTCGCAGGCCACCCTACCTTAGGGAGTTGTCATGTATGGTTGGCTGCCGGTGGAAAGGCTCACGGCAGCGAGATCATCCAAGAGTGCGAAGCGGGCCTTATCCGTATTCGCCGTGACCGCGACCGGCTTTCCTTCGCAGCTCCCGATTTACGTCGCACCGGACCCGTGGAGCCCGAGACTTTGGCGCGGATCGTTAGGGGGCTTCATCTTACTCCAGATGCTATCGTTGACGCGAATTGGGTGGACAACGGGCCTGGCTGGCTGGCAGTGCTACTGCGTTCCAGGGATGAGGTTCTTGCGCTACGCCCGGATTTCGCGGTCCTGACTGGTCTGCGGGTTGGTATCGTTGCTCCATGGATACAAACGAAAGATGGGCGTGAGGCCGATTTCGAGGTACGCGCCTTTACGGCGGCTGGTTTCGAAGACCCGGTCACGGGTAGCCTGAATGCCGGTCTCGCCCAGTGGCTGATTGGAAGCGGCATCGCGCCATCTACGTATGTGGCCAGCCAGGGGACTGTTTTGGGACGTGCAGGCCGCATACATGTGGAACAGCTCGGTCACGAAACTTGGATCGGCGGTAATGTGGTGACATGCATCGACGGCAGCGCGATCCTTTAG